The DNA window CCGGTGGCGTGAGCCACCAGGTTTTGGAGTTGGGAAACCATAGCCCAGCAAGCGACACACTCTCGGTCATTGTTTCGGCCTCCGGCCTATTCGCTTGCTGATAAATCAGCAGTCGCCGTCGTCGGTGGAGAGCCAACTGTAGCTTAGCCAGAAAAAGCTTCACCGCTCAGTATCCGTCGTCAATACCAGAATTGTAGCGTCCCAAGCACCCAATGCCACCTACTTTCGCATCGAGCGGATGGATTTATCTAGCGGAGCGGCGCAAGCCGCCCGGTCAAAATCGAACGTTCTATCACGCCGCACCCGGACGGCTCACGCCGCAACGATGCCCAGGAAACAACAAATTGGGACACCCGAACCAAGGTAAATCTTGCGTTCACAGATTCCTTGTTAGCGCAGACCTTCCTTCATCGTTCGCTTGGATACATCGACTTCCGACGTGAAACGAAGCGGCCAACGCGGTTATACTAATGTCCGTGGGCGAGTTGTTTGCATCCCCGCCGCCGTCAACACTCATTGACCACTTTCTCATCACAATCGAGGCGAACGCGATGACCTTCAGCAGTGTGTGGTTACCGACCGTTGCCGCAGTGTTGCTTGGCGGAATGATTGGCATCGAACGTCAAATGAGTGGTCACTCCGCCGGACTCCGCACCCATATGTTGGTTTCACTCGCCTCAGCAATGTTCGTGTTGGCGTGTCGTGATCTGACCACCCCATTGCCAGTGGATCTGACCCGCGTCGTACAAGGGATTGCAGCCGGTGTCGGATTTATCGGCGCCGGTACGATCCTGAAAGCCGATCG is part of the Novipirellula caenicola genome and encodes:
- a CDS encoding MgtC/SapB family protein, coding for MTFSSVWLPTVAAVLLGGMIGIERQMSGHSAGLRTHMLVSLASAMFVLACRDLTTPLPVDLTRVVQGIAAGVGFIGAGTILKADRKHEVFGLTTASTIWLSAAIGTACGLDEYPLAITSTLLTLVVLVVLRPIESRLLKQRKRGQKNTDPTSDVTLLK